Part of the Paenibacillus sp. FSL R7-0273 genome is shown below.
TGTTGGAGTGATCGAATGGTGGTTCACGAACCCCTTGCCCTATTCAGCCGAAGATATTACCGGGCAGCTATGGGCGATGCTGGAGCAGAATCAGATGCTGCCCGGCAAACAGCTGGTCTGAGGCCTACGCCAGTCTGCTGCAATAATGTACTATAGCCGCCGTGCGTTCCGGTGTACGATTCATGTTGACTACACAACAGGAGGTCCTCATGAATCTTACCGCTTTTCTTGTATATTGCGTCGTTGTCACCTTTACTCCGGGACCGACCAACATTGTCATCCTTTCCACAGTCCAGCACAACAGCCTGAAGCAGGCCATGAAGTACGTATGGGGTGCAACGCTGGCCTTTGGCCTGCTGCTTGCCGCTTCTGCCCTGCTGAACCGGATACTGGCCGGCGTGCTGCCCGGTGTTCTCACCGTGATGCAGGCCGTTGGCAGCCTGTATATGCTGTATCTGGCCTATCAGATTTACCGTATGAACACAGCGGAAGCCCAGAATCACAATACGTCCAGCTTTGCCTCCGGCCTGCTGATGCAGTTCATCAACCCTAAGGTAATCCTGTTTACGCTAACTGTAATCCCAGGCTATATCCTGCCTTATTACAGCTCTCCGCTTATTCTCACCGTGTTCGTCATTGTCATAACGGTTATCGGGTTCCTGGCATTTATGGCCTGGCTGGTATTCGGAGCGGTGTTCAGAGCCTTTCTGCAGGCTCACCGGCGGGCGGCGAACACGGTTATGGCACTGTTTATGATATACTCGGCTGTAATGGTTTCGGGAATTTTGTAGAGGAGGGAGGCGGAAGCTGTGGAGCAGTTTATTTACAAAAAATCAGAGGATGTTCTGGCCCTATCCGCAAGCATGAGCGACTTTACGTACAAAAAACACTGCCACGAGGAATATGCGGTCGGTGTCACCCTGCGCGGCATCCAGCAGTATCAGCTCAGCGGCAGCTTCCAGTCCTCACACCGGGGCGGCGTCATGCTGTTTAGCCGGGAGCAGTATCATGACGGCAGCTCCTATGACCGGAACGGCATTGACTATATTATGCTCTATCTCCGGCCGGAGCTCGTATCGGAGGCGCTTGGCGGCAGGGAGCTGCGCTTTGATGCTCCGATCGTGTATGACCGCGGGCTGGCCCGGCAGATTTGTGACCTTTCCGGTGCGGTCCAGTCCGGCCGGGAGGATGCATTATCCGCCGAGCTGCTGCTGTCGTTGATTGAACGCCTTGCCCGGACAGCTGACGATACAGCCGCGAGCAGATCGGGAACGGATAACCGGTTTATCGGTCAGGCAAAAGAAATGATGCTGGGCAGTCTTGGCGATGTGCTCAAGCTGGATGAGCTTTGCCTTGCGTTCGGCATGTCGAAGTTCCAGTTCATCCGCGGTTTCAAGCAGCATGCCGGCATCTCCCCCTATCAGTTTTTTCTGAATTGTAAAATCGAGCATGCCAGACGCTCCATCGAACGCACCAAGGATATTTATGCGGCAGTGGCAGAATACGGCTTCTTTGACCTTACCCACCTGAACCGCCATTTCAAAAGCATGTTCGGCATCACCGCCTATGAGTATATGTCACAGCTTAGCTAAAATAATCAAAAGCTCCCCGGGAACAATGGTTACCCGCAGGAGCTTTTGCCTGTTACTCTTCGTTTTTCTTTTGCACAGGAATCCAGATTTCACTTCTGTACTCCGGCGAGGATGTATCCTTACTCTCATTCCACAGGATCTCCGGACCCTCTGCCAGCTCATAATGCGAAGAGGGAAACCATTCAGAGTAAATTCTGCCCCATACATTCTGGAGAGTCTCCGGAAATGGGCCCACCGCTTCAAAAACCGCCCAAGTACCCGCAGGTACCTCCAGCTGTGCGAAGGTCTCCGGACATTCCAGTGTTGTGGCCACCCCGATGTAGTGGTCCAGCTCCCCCTTTTCCTCCATCCGCTCTTCAGAAAAGTTAACCGAGGCACTGAGCATCCCGCGCGGAGCCGTATTGGAGAGGGCCTTGAGCTCGCTGATCAGCTCCATATTCAGACTCTGCCACATGGCGGCAATCTCCGGGTTCACCCCTTCAAACACAATCGGCACCCTCCGGTGCAGGCCAGCTATACGAAACGCTTCCTTTTCTTCCATCCGGTAATTCATTTCATTTCCTCCTCTGACCGTTAATTGGAACGTCATCCGGGGAAAGGCCTTCAGCGGCTGTCCATTTAATCTGGCTTCTGAAGGAGTCACGCCGTGGAACAGCTGAAACGCCTTGGTGAATGCATCCGGCGAGCTGTACCCGTAGGTTACGGCAATATCAATGATGCGGAGCGGGCTGTGCTGCAGATCAAATGCGGCTAAAGTAAGCCTTCTGCGGCGCACATATTCAGAGAGCGGAATCCCTGCCAAAAAGGAAAACATCCGTTTAAAATGATACTCCGAGCACATGGCCAGCCTCGCCGCTTCCCTGTAATTGATTTCGCCCGCCAGCTGCTCCTCAATATAGCTTAGCGCTTTATTCATATCTTCCAGCAGATTCATGCGCCTGCCTCCTTTCCTTAACGTTAGAGTAACAAAATGAATCCGGTCCGGCCCGACAGTTGGTGCACGGAATTGACGGTTATTCAGCTGTTATCCGTTTTGCATTGCTCAGGCATCGGGTTCCTTAATGGAAATGGTGTTCAAAATATCAATAAACTGCTGCTTGCTCTTCGGGTCTTTATCCAGGTTCGTAAAATCGAGAATATAGATCACTTTATCCTGAACCGAAACAACGCCGTAATAGGTATTATGTGTTCCTGTTTTGCCAGACGCAGCGGGACCGTTATCGGCATCAAGGGTTATTAGCCGGCACGCTCCGGCCGGAAGCTGAATCGTTTCATCGTCAATAACCGAGCTGTGATTAGGCAGCGTATGATTGAATTCATAATTGGCTTCGTATGGACTTGAAGAGATCCTTCCCGCTGCTTCTCCCCGTTCATTTACCATCAGGTAATTCAGCTTATCCCCTTTATCCAGCTCCCATCCTTCAGGTAGCTCAATAACGAGTGAGGACAGACCGTAGTCCCGGCTATCCTCGGCAGAAGCTATAGCTGGCTCGCTGTTGACCTGAACATCCTCCCCGGGCCCCGAATAAAAACATCCCGTAAGGGTAAGCAGCAGCGTCAGCGCTGTAATCATTTTTTTGCTGGTAGTTAGCATAACCCATTCATCCTCCATGGCATGTAGGACGGTACGAATTCTTTTGCAGCCATCCTATCTGATCATTTGGAACCATTATCCCATAGGAATAAATACAGCGCAGGGGTAAATAACGAAGATTGTTGAACAATTGTCTTTTTAGGAGCGGATTTAACTTTAGATTGAGATGTAATTAGATATATGTATAATTAGATTGTATTGAAATAACATCCTTGGAGGATTAGCTATGAACAGTAAACTGAATCATTTTCTGGATAAGGACCGCAAGCTGCGCAGCTGGCCAGCGAAGCGCTCCAATCAGAGAATCGTATTGGAACATCTGAGTACGAATTTTGCAGAGGGTGTAGAGTACACCGAAGCTGAGATTAACGAGCTCATTAAAGAGAATCATACCTTCAATGATCACTGCTTCCTGAGAAGAGAGCTGGTGGATAACAGGCTGCTGGGACGGACCGGGGACGGCAGCAGGTACTGGAAGCTTCCGCTGCCTGCAGACCGTGAGCCAAGCTGAGCAATGACAGTAATAACGAAATAAGCCTGCGGCTGTCCTAAGCGGACTGCCTGCAGGCTCATACTTTACAAAGCAAAGTGTATGCTAATCTTTAACCTTGACGGTATATGGGTGCACCCAGCGGAGCCGCTCCGGCACCGCCGTCAGCGCTGATGTCTGCACCTTGAATGAAGGAGGAGTCGTCAGAAGCCAGGAACAAGGCAACCTTCGCAATCTCCTCCGGTTCTCCAAGCCGGTTAAGCGGAATCGACATTGCCATGCCTGCTTCCAGCTGCGCCCAGCCTTCCGGTGTAGACTGGCCCCAGATTGGCGTACGGGTTGCGCCCGGAACAACATTGTTAACCCGGATTCCCTTAGGTGACAGCTCGGCGGCCAGCACCTTAGTCATGCTGCTAACGGCTCCTTTGCTTGCAGCATAAGCCGAGCCGCCCGGTCTGCCTGCATTTGCCAATACGGACCCGGTGAGGATGACCGAAGCGCCCTTTTGCAGATATGGCAGTGCAGCCTGAACAGTGAAGAAGACACCTGTCACATTCACTCTCAGCACCTCTTCAAAAACAGACAGCTCTGTGCCGCCAAGCGGTGTTGATCCGCTAATGCCTGCATTTGCATAGACGATATCCAGTCTGCCGAATGCTTCAATAGCCGCAGCTACAGCCTTTGCCGAGCTCTCAGGGTCTGTCGCATCTGCTTGAACCGCCAGAGCAGACGCATTGCCCAATTCCGCAACCGCCGTATCCAGTGTGCCCGCATTACGTCCCGTAATCACAACCTTTGCCCCTTCCTTAACGAATAATCTGGCAGCAGCCAGGCCAATACCGCTATTTCCTCCAGTGATTAAAGCTACCTTACCATCCAGCTTTCCCATCGTTAACACTCCTTTGTATTTGTAAATGATGTTTAAGAATCGCCTGCAGATTAGAGCATTTCAATACGGGAACGATCATTCTAAATTGTTCAAAAAAATTTAATTCAAACTACCTTTTCCCTTATCTGATGCCAGTTTAACATATCGGGAACGATCGGTAAATAATTATTTTTTTACTGATCGTTCTTAATACTACAGGCACCAATCCGCCCATTCCGTCATACATAGTGGTAATAGGAAGGGCGGGATGCGGGTGAGGAACAATAGCGGGTTTGAGCGGCGGGCCATTTTTCTGGCAGCTGTTTGCAGTCAGACGTATGTACAGTTTAATAATCCGGACGGCTTATTTGTAGTACCGCAGAATTATACGCTTAGACATACCATCTACGCCAAAGCCTTCGGCGGCAGGCGCGAACGGTTCGGCTTTATCCTGGAATCTCCGGATGAGATTATCGTTGCCTTCCGCGGCACCAGCCAGCAGGCCGACTGGATATCCGATCTGATTGCCTCGCAGCGCAGCTTCAAATATATCAAGCAGGACTGCCTGACCCACCGGGGATTCACCGACATCTACGCCACCGCCAGAAACGAGCTCATTTCGGTACTCTCCACCCTGCCATCCTCCAAATCCTTAACCATCACCGGACATAGTCTCGGTGCAGCTCTTGCCACCCTGTGTGCAGTAGATACAGCTGCCAATACCGCATTCACTTCACCGGAATTGTACACCTATGGTTCACCCAGAGTCGGGGACCCTGCCTTCAAAAAAGCATTCAGCTCCTATATCCGTACCAGCTACCGTATCGCCAATACTTTTGACGCTGTAACCTTTGTTCCGCCTACCGTCTACAAGCTGCCCAAGCGGGACAAAAGATATTATTACAGCCATGTTCCCGAGCTTGTCACCCTCACCTTCCAGCTTGGGGCAGTCGGGCTGAATCATATCATCAGCAGCTACTTTGCCGAGCTTGCCAAGCTTGAGCCGGCGTATGCCGGACAGCTGTGCCGATCTAATCCCGGTTTCTGTCCGGCCACCATTCCCGCAGTCGTACCTGTCCCTTTACGCTAAAACAGAATGCCCGCTGATAAACTGTAGTAGAGTTTGTCCCGCCTCCGCCGGCTGCAGCAGCCAGACATAGGCATGCATGGAACCGGAGATCTGTGCAACCTCTGCCTGCTTTACCAGACCGGCAAAGTGCTTCAGGCTGCTGCAGACCCGCTCATTCGCCCGCTCCGCTTCACTCGGCATAAACAGCACCGGACATTGAACCTGCCGGTAGTAATCCTCAAACTTTGAATCCCAGAATTTCTGAATATACTCTGTGCGTACACTGTTCGGGTAGCTGTAGGTATACCTCCCGTCTTCCAGCTGCTGCAGACTGTTCTCATAGAACGGCTGGAAATACGCATTCCACAGTCCTTCACTTTCCAGCCCGGCACGCTCTTCAGCGACATACTCCTCCCTGCTCGTAAATACAGGTTCCTGCATTTCTGCCAGCTCAGCCCGCATGATCTCTTTCTTCTGTTCAATCTCCTCAGGTGACCCGTTAAATAAACCGTGCTCACCGAACTCATTACAGAGTGCCCCTTCGAGAATCAGCGACTGAACCAGCTCCGGATGTGCGGCAGCCAGGCTTAGGCCGACCTCCGCTCCCATTGAGCTGCCGACAACATGACAACGTTCCACCTGCAGCTCCCGGAGCAGCAGATACAGATCCTGTGCCATATCATCTATATGATAGCCGGTCTGCGGCTTATCTGATTTGCCGTGTCCGCGCAGGTCCGGCGCGATAATGCTGTACCGCTCAGCAAACTGCGGGAGCACACCGTTCCACATGTGCAGATTACCGCCGCTGAAGTGGAGGAACAGCACCGTTTCCCTGCCCTTTTCTATTGAATGCATTACGTTGAGCCCCATTTGGCCCAGTTGAATGATTTCCTCAATCATAATATGATGTACCTCCTATGTACGGCTTGCTTATACACCGATCGAAGATTCTGTATCGCCGGCGTATCTCGTAAAGATATGTAATATCCGGGAACCTGTCAACGATATTTCTGCTATACCCGGCACAAAAAGACAGCCCAGCATCCGCCGGGAGCGGGCTGAGCTGCCTCTTTCATCAGAACCGGTTACAGTGAATCCTTGATCACACGCTTGTAATACAGCACAGACAGGAAGCCAAAGATCGAGTATAGCACCGTGTACAGCAGCATCACCAGAATCATCGGCGTCAGCATTTCCGTACCGAAGAAGAACCAGCCGGATTTGACTGCAAAATAGCTGTGGCACAATCCGATTATAAGCGGGATACCGAAGTTGAACAGCTGCTTGAACTGTATGCCGCGCAGAAGATCTCCCTGGGTAAAACCAAGCTTGCGCAGAATGGTGTATCCTCCCTTTTCCTCCTCGCCTTCATCCATTTGCTTGAAGTACAAAATACACCCGGAGGTTATCAGGAAGGTTAGGCCGAGAAAGCCGACTATGAACATGATCAGGCCCATATTGTTACGCTGGTTCAACTCATATTCATATTGAGAAAAGCTCGGATACTCCGGCTTCTGCTCCATGAAAATTTCATTGGCCTCCTCTAGCTGTGAACGGTCGTCCAGCTCAATACCGTAATATTCTGTTCTTCCCTGCTGCAGCTGCTCAGGGTCGATTCCCAGAACCAGTTCATTGAATACTGTCTCATCAACAACGAAAATCCCGCCGCCTCCGCCGAAGTAGAATGGCAGTACCCGTGTACTAGAGCTCCCTACGTACTGTTGTTTAACCGCACCTGCAGAAGTTATGAAGCTTACTTCTCCGCTGCCGCTGAGAGACATGAATTTTTCCAGGGCACCGCCATAGCCGACAAGCCTCGTTTCACCCGGCTTCAAATCCACATCCTCGAGATCACTGTCGCTGATAACAACGGTTTGCAGCAATCTATCCGATCGGGCTGTAAAGGCTGAGGACTTCATAATGCCGGTTGCATCAACCTCCATCCAGCGGGGATGCATCATAATTTCTCTGTACTTAATATGCTCCGTCTCAAGCGCCTGGACAAACTTATCCTTCACAGCTGCCTCTGTAAATCCGAAATGATGCGGGGAGCTTTCCTTTGCTGTAGCCTCCGCAGAGTAATAAGAGATATAGCTGAGCGACAGCAGGCCAATTGCAAGCGCGGATACAGTCGTGATGATTGTCAGCAGCAGCGCATTTGATTTCATCCGGAACATGATCGAGGATAGCGAGAGCACCTCATTGATCGACAGGTAGCCCTGCCTGCTCTTGCGGATGGCATTGAACAGGAAGCTGACTGACCCTTTATAGAACAGATACGTCCCGATAATGACCAGGGCAAGGATCGTAATCATCGCCGTCATCAGCTCAGAAATGTCTGTATATTTGCCGCTGAACAGCTGGGTTGAAATGTAATAGCCTGCTCCGACAAAAGCTAAACCGAGCAGTCCGAGAACAATCTCCCACAGCGGCATTTTGCGGATACGTGTCTGCGTGGTTGCATTTACTTTGAACAGGGACAGAATGCTTTGCCCTTTGATAAACGTATAGTTCATCAGCATAATCAGCACATAAATTGCCGCAAAAACAATTAAAGTCCGCACCAGCGCCTCTGACGAGAACCGCAGCTCGGCCATCGCGTCGATCTCCAGGATTTTGAACAGGATCATCAGAATCAGGCGCGACATGGCAAATCCGGCGGCAATCCCGGCAACCATTGATCCAAAATAGAGCATCAGGTTCTCGGCGCTCAGCAGTCTGAAGATTTTACCTTTGGTGAGTCCGATCAGCTGAAATAATCCGATCTCCCGGCTGCGCCGTCTAATAAAGATCGTATTCGCATACAGCAGGAAGATCGCAACGATGGCAACCAGCAGGATCGAAGAGGTTCCGATGGCTGCGCCGCCTTTTACCGAACCGGCAACCTCGTCCATAGATGGATCAAACTGCAGGGTAACGAAGGAGAAATACAGGGCCACACTGAAAATAAGCGCGAAGACGTACAGGTAATAGTTTTTGATGTTCTTTTTGAGATTGCGGTAAACAATATAATTCAGGTTCATGACTGGACACCGCCCAATACGCCCTGGGTTTTGATAATATCGTTGAAGAAGGACTGCCGCGGTTCATCCCCCTTGTTCAGCTGGGTGTAAATTTGCCCGTCGCGGATAAAAACGACCCGGCTGCAATAGCTCGCCGCCACCGGATCATGCGTAACCATCACAATGGTCGCCTGGCGTCCCCGGTTCATGTCCGACAGCTTGTTCAGCAGGTCAGAGGCGGATTTGGAATCCAGCGCCCCAGTCGGCTCATCGGCAAAAATAATACTCGGCTCATGCACGAACGCCCGAGCTGCTGAAGTCCGCTGCTTCTGCCCGCCGGAAATCTCCGACGGATATTTGTTCTGCAGCTCGGCAATGCCCAGCTCCCCCGCTACCTGTGCAAACCGCTGATGCGCCTCCTTCTTGGAGATTCCGGTGATTGAGAGCGGCAGCAGCACATTTTCCTTGACGGTTAAGGTATCAAGCAGGTTATACTCCTGAAAAATAAACCCCAGATGATGCTTGCGGAACTCCGCCAGCTGCTTCTCCTTCATTCCGGTGAATTCCTTGCCTTCAATTTCTATTGTCCCCTGGCTGACCCGGTCGATGGAGGACAGCACATTCAGCAGGGTTGTTTTGCCTGAACCGGACGCGCCCATTATGCCGACGAACTCGCCTTTATCCACCTGCAGGTCGATCCCCTTCAATACTTCCTGCTTGTTGAATTTATTTCCGTAGGTTTTGTAAATTTTATTGGCTTGTAAAATGACCACTTCGCAACCACTCCTTTTCTGTACCTCAATCATACCGGGGCCGGGGCTTACGTTCCTGCGTTTCACCTAACAATATGAACGGGCATGTGACATTATTGTCACACGCCCGTTATCAGCGAAATGGAAGTAACATACAATTCACGCCGGATATGCTATATTCAGGACAACCATACTGCT
Proteins encoded:
- a CDS encoding DUF2087 domain-containing protein is translated as MNSKLNHFLDKDRKLRSWPAKRSNQRIVLEHLSTNFAEGVEYTEAEINELIKENHTFNDHCFLRRELVDNRLLGRTGDGSRYWKLPLPADREPS
- a CDS encoding ABC transporter ATP-binding protein, which gives rise to MVILQANKIYKTYGNKFNKQEVLKGIDLQVDKGEFVGIMGASGSGKTTLLNVLSSIDRVSQGTIEIEGKEFTGMKEKQLAEFRKHHLGFIFQEYNLLDTLTVKENVLLPLSITGISKKEAHQRFAQVAGELGIAELQNKYPSEISGGQKQRTSAARAFVHEPSIIFADEPTGALDSKSASDLLNKLSDMNRGRQATIVMVTHDPVAASYCSRVVFIRDGQIYTQLNKGDEPRQSFFNDIIKTQGVLGGVQS
- a CDS encoding AraC family transcriptional regulator encodes the protein MNLLEDMNKALSYIEEQLAGEINYREAARLAMCSEYHFKRMFSFLAGIPLSEYVRRRRLTLAAFDLQHSPLRIIDIAVTYGYSSPDAFTKAFQLFHGVTPSEARLNGQPLKAFPRMTFQLTVRGGNEMNYRMEEKEAFRIAGLHRRVPIVFEGVNPEIAAMWQSLNMELISELKALSNTAPRGMLSASVNFSEERMEEKGELDHYIGVATTLECPETFAQLEVPAGTWAVFEAVGPFPETLQNVWGRIYSEWFPSSHYELAEGPEILWNESKDTSSPEYRSEIWIPVQKKNEE
- a CDS encoding lipase family protein translates to MRNNSGFERRAIFLAAVCSQTYVQFNNPDGLFVVPQNYTLRHTIYAKAFGGRRERFGFILESPDEIIVAFRGTSQQADWISDLIASQRSFKYIKQDCLTHRGFTDIYATARNELISVLSTLPSSKSLTITGHSLGAALATLCAVDTAANTAFTSPELYTYGSPRVGDPAFKKAFSSYIRTSYRIANTFDAVTFVPPTVYKLPKRDKRYYYSHVPELVTLTFQLGAVGLNHIISSYFAELAKLEPAYAGQLCRSNPGFCPATIPAVVPVPLR
- a CDS encoding SDR family NAD(P)-dependent oxidoreductase: MGKLDGKVALITGGNSGIGLAAARLFVKEGAKVVITGRNAGTLDTAVAELGNASALAVQADATDPESSAKAVAAAIEAFGRLDIVYANAGISGSTPLGGTELSVFEEVLRVNVTGVFFTVQAALPYLQKGASVILTGSVLANAGRPGGSAYAASKGAVSSMTKVLAAELSPKGIRVNNVVPGATRTPIWGQSTPEGWAQLEAGMAMSIPLNRLGEPEEIAKVALFLASDDSSFIQGADISADGGAGAAPLGAPIYRQG
- a CDS encoding FtsX-like permease family protein yields the protein MNLNYIVYRNLKKNIKNYYLYVFALIFSVALYFSFVTLQFDPSMDEVAGSVKGGAAIGTSSILLVAIVAIFLLYANTIFIRRRSREIGLFQLIGLTKGKIFRLLSAENLMLYFGSMVAGIAAGFAMSRLILMILFKILEIDAMAELRFSSEALVRTLIVFAAIYVLIMLMNYTFIKGQSILSLFKVNATTQTRIRKMPLWEIVLGLLGLAFVGAGYYISTQLFSGKYTDISELMTAMITILALVIIGTYLFYKGSVSFLFNAIRKSRQGYLSINEVLSLSSIMFRMKSNALLLTIITTVSALAIGLLSLSYISYYSAEATAKESSPHHFGFTEAAVKDKFVQALETEHIKYREIMMHPRWMEVDATGIMKSSAFTARSDRLLQTVVISDSDLEDVDLKPGETRLVGYGGALEKFMSLSGSGEVSFITSAGAVKQQYVGSSSTRVLPFYFGGGGGIFVVDETVFNELVLGIDPEQLQQGRTEYYGIELDDRSQLEEANEIFMEQKPEYPSFSQYEYELNQRNNMGLIMFIVGFLGLTFLITSGCILYFKQMDEGEEEKGGYTILRKLGFTQGDLLRGIQFKQLFNFGIPLIIGLCHSYFAVKSGWFFFGTEMLTPMILVMLLYTVLYSIFGFLSVLYYKRVIKDSL
- a CDS encoding helix-turn-helix transcriptional regulator; the encoded protein is MEQFIYKKSEDVLALSASMSDFTYKKHCHEEYAVGVTLRGIQQYQLSGSFQSSHRGGVMLFSREQYHDGSSYDRNGIDYIMLYLRPELVSEALGGRELRFDAPIVYDRGLARQICDLSGAVQSGREDALSAELLLSLIERLARTADDTAASRSGTDNRFIGQAKEMMLGSLGDVLKLDELCLAFGMSKFQFIRGFKQHAGISPYQFFLNCKIEHARRSIERTKDIYAAVAEYGFFDLTHLNRHFKSMFGITAYEYMSQLS
- a CDS encoding alpha/beta fold hydrolase translates to MIEEIIQLGQMGLNVMHSIEKGRETVLFLHFSGGNLHMWNGVLPQFAERYSIIAPDLRGHGKSDKPQTGYHIDDMAQDLYLLLRELQVERCHVVGSSMGAEVGLSLAAAHPELVQSLILEGALCNEFGEHGLFNGSPEEIEQKKEIMRAELAEMQEPVFTSREEYVAEERAGLESEGLWNAYFQPFYENSLQQLEDGRYTYSYPNSVRTEYIQKFWDSKFEDYYRQVQCPVLFMPSEAERANERVCSSLKHFAGLVKQAEVAQISGSMHAYVWLLQPAEAGQTLLQFISGHSVLA
- a CDS encoding LysE family translocator — translated: MNLTAFLVYCVVVTFTPGPTNIVILSTVQHNSLKQAMKYVWGATLAFGLLLAASALLNRILAGVLPGVLTVMQAVGSLYMLYLAYQIYRMNTAEAQNHNTSSFASGLLMQFINPKVILFTLTVIPGYILPYYSSPLILTVFVIVITVIGFLAFMAWLVFGAVFRAFLQAHRRAANTVMALFMIYSAVMVSGIL